The genomic region GTCCACCGGCCATTGATTGATAGGTTCCAACGCCAAGAAATACGGCATCGAAATCAACCAGCAGGTCGTTCATTTGAATATCCTTACCGACTTCAGTATTTAAATTGAATTCGATGCCCATCCCGGAGAAAATTTCACGACGTTTAGTCATGACCTCTTTTTCGAGTTTAAACGCAGGAATGCCAAAGGTCAGCAGGCCACCAATTTCAGGATGGCGATCATACACAACGGCTTTAACACCGTTGCGCGTGAGGACATCAGCACACGCCAGCCCGGCAGGCCCGGCACCAATAATCGCCACACGTTTACCGGTTGGTTTAACGCCATCAAGGTTGGGTTTCCAGCCCATTTCCAGCGCTTTATCATTAATGTAACGCTCGATATTACCAATAGTGACGGCGCCAAATTCAGCGTTAAGCGTACAGGAGCCTTCACACAGACGATCCTGTGGGCAAACGCGACCACAGACTTCAGGCAAACTGTTCGTTTGATGCGACAGTTCGGCCGCCTCAATGATTCGGCCTTCGTTAGCCAGCTTCAGCCAGTCCGGAATATAGTTATGTACCGGGCATTTCCATTCACAATAGGGGTTACCACAGGACAGACAGCGGTCAGCCTGCGCCTGCGCCTGGCTTTCAGAAAACGACTCATAGATTTCCACAAACTCAATTTTGCGAATCTTGAGTGGTTTCTTCGGCGGATCGACGCGTTGTAGGTCGATAAATTGATAAACGTTTTGACTCATCGTGACCTCTTACTGCGCCTGCACCTGCAGCTCCGCTGCGGAATGACTACGGTGACCCAATAATGCCTTAACATCACTGGACTTCGGTTTTACCAGTGAGAATTTAGGCGCCCAGGCGGGCCAGTTCGCC from Erwinia tracheiphila harbors:
- a CDS encoding glutamate synthase small subunit, producing the protein MSQNVYQFIDLQRVDPPKKPLKIRKIEFVEIYESFSESQAQAQADRCLSCGNPYCEWKCPVHNYIPDWLKLANEGRIIEAAELSHQTNSLPEVCGRVCPQDRLCEGSCTLNAEFGAVTIGNIERYINDKALEMGWKPNLDGVKPTGKRVAIIGAGPAGLACADVLTRNGVKAVVYDRHPEIGGLLTFGIPAFKLEKEVMTKRREIFSGMGIEFNLNTEVGKDIQMNDLLVDFDAVFLGVGTYQSMAGGLENEDADGVYDALPFLIANTKHTMGFSHSTDEPYISMNAKRVVVLGGGDTAMDCVRTSIRQGATHVTCAYRRDEENMPGSRREVKNAREEGVDFQFNVQPLGIEINGNGRVSGVKMARTEMGQPDANGRRRAEIIAGSEHVVPADAVVMAFGFRPHAMPWLEQHSVALDTQGRILAPEGSDNAFQTSNPKIFAGGDAVRGSDLVVTAIAEGRKAAEGMMDWLEV